A genomic region of Glycine max cultivar Williams 82 chromosome 15, Glycine_max_v4.0, whole genome shotgun sequence contains the following coding sequences:
- the LOC100526910 gene encoding uncharacterized protein LOC100526910 (The RefSeq protein has 1 substitution compared to this genomic sequence) yields MDTVNANPAATSSPSQTQVVVPMASAYFSSPSVELTTSSPQAHVVQMASPQPRHPSRHILEDKREYLEKCIPLYKLALRGDWNAARRMIDADTSLLNAAITKEWGTLLHVVAGTDQVHFVNQLVKLLSPDDLELQNFNGNTAFCYAAAFGSLQIAAMMIKKNACPPKIRGGEGATPLYMAALQGKGDMARHLYDLTSEILEEDEWTTLFFLCIKNGLYGE; encoded by the exons ATGGATACGGTAAATGCAAACCCAGCAGCAACATCGTCACCATCACAAACGCAGGTGGTTGTTCCTATGGCTTCTGCTTATTTTTCAAGCCCTTCTGTTGAATTAACAACATCATCACCACAAGCACATGTGGTTCAGATGGCTTCTCCTCAACCTCGACACCCTTCCCGTCACATATTGGAAGATAAAA GGGAATACTTAGAGAAATGTATACCCCTTTATAAGCTAGCACTGAGAGGTGACTGGAATGCAGCCAGGCGCATGATAGATGCAGACACTAGTCTATTAAACGCTGCTATAACAAAGGAATGGGGTACACTACTTCATGTTGTGGCAGGAACAGACCAAGTACACTTTGTGAATCAGCTGGTGAAATTACTGAGCCCAGATGACTTAGAACTGCAAAATTTCAATGGAAACACCGCGTTTTGCTATGCTGCTGCATTTGGAAGCTTGCAAATTGCTGCTATGATGATCAAGAAAAATGCTTGCCTACCGAAAATCCGGGGCGGAGAAGGAGCCACTCCTCTTTACATGGCTGCCTTACAAGGAAAAGGTGACATGGCTAGGCATCTCTATGATCTGACTTCCGAAATTTTAGAAGAAGACGAGTGGACTACATTGTTCTTCCTTTGCATAAAGAATGGATTGTATGGTGAGTGA
- the LOC102663948 gene encoding UPF0481 protein At3g47200: MAWPKLIKFAYHRFTTRKFHGTANRMSSNWRHLMKKELQSGNSAKQEESHPHHPHPVCIYRVPSNMRQVEPKAYRPNNISIGPCHHGAPHLENMVDLKKRFYRRLFDPTNDENGAKLDEAFKFLEEQESEVRGCYMEDIKLSSDEFLQMMLVDSSFVVQLLRDLSAFKFGHIPHLSSTWMLPIIRREMIMLENQLPMFLLSKLFELTSTDDPPSSLKELALRFFYPLLQVDSNNFPECEKVEELRGLHFLDLLRSSIRPKLGENLRKPQHHMIRSVTELMEAGVKIKADESKQLLDISFGKKYGFLMRELTIPPLYINDHRGTVFRNIVAFENCHKDCNPDVTTYLFFFNGLINSSDDVSLLHYKGVLNHSLGNDNTVSELINNITKEIVRDKNESYLYKVVNKANSYFGSFYARKRASLVHHYLTSWVVGVSTIGALLALYFTFIQTVCGFADALKALENKNFGSLFVDAFCIPVRGTPTTNSESENSTSEDATTKSER, from the coding sequence ATGGCGTGGCCAAAACTCATCAAATTTGCTTATCATAGGTTCACCACAAGAAAATTTCATGGCACTGCCAACAGAATGAGCTCAAATTGGAGACATCTTATGAAGAAAGAGTTACAAAGTGGAAACAGTGCAAAACAAGAAGAAAGTCATCCCCACCACCCTCACCCTGTTTGCATATACAGGGTTCCATCAAACATGCGCCAGGTCGAACCGAAAGCCTACAGACCCAACAACATCTCGATCGGTCCTTGTCACCACGGAGCACCGCATTTAGAAAACATGGTAGATCTCAAGAAAAGGTTTTATCGCCGCCTCTTTGATCCGACCAACGATGAAAATGGAGCCAAACTAGATGAGGCTTTTAAGTTCCTTGAGGAGCAAGAATCCGAGGTACGAGGATGTTACATGGAGGACATCAAATTGAGCAGCGATGAGTTTCTACAAATGATGTTAGTCGATTCCTCTTTCGTCGTTCAGCTCTTGAGGGATCTATCCGCGTTCAAATTCGGACACATCCCTCATCTCAGCAGCACATGGATGCTTCCCATTATTCGGCGTGAGATGATCATGCTTGAAAACCAGCTTCCTATGTTTTTATTGAGCAAGCTGTTCGAGCTGACTAGTACTGATGATCCTCCCTCGAGTCTCAAAGAGCTCGCTCTTCGGTTCTTTTACCCTTTGTTACAAGTAGATTCAAACAACTTTCCAGAATGTGAGAAAGTTGAGGAGCTAAGAGGGCTTCACTTTCTCGATCTTCTTAGGTCAAGCATTAGGCCGAAACTAGGAGAAAACCTGAGAAAACCTCAACATCACATGATTCGCTCTGTAACAGAACTTATGGAGGCTGGTGTGAAGATCAAAGCAGATGAGAGTAAACAATTGCTTGACATAAGCTTTGGGAAAAAGTACGGTTTTCTAATGAGGGAACTCACTATTCCTCCTTTGTACATCAATGATCACAGAGGAACCGTGTTTCGTAACATAGTCGCGTTCGAGAATTGTCACAAGGATTGCAACCCGGATGTAACAACCTACTTGTTCTTCTTCAATGGACTAATTAACTCTTCTGATGACGTCTCTCTTCTTCACTACAAAGGGGTGCTTAATCATTCTCTCGGCAACGACAACACCGTGTCTGAATTGATCAACAACATTACCAAAGAAATCGTTCGCGACAAAAATGAGTCCTACTTGTACAAAGTGGTGAATAAAGCGAATTCGTACTTTGGTTCCTTCTATGCGAGAAAAAGAGCTTCTTTGGTGCATCATTATTTAACTAGCTGGGTGGTGGGGGTTTCGACTATTGGCGCGTTGTTGGCACTTTACTTCACTTTCATTCAGACTGTGTGTGGATTTGCAGATGCGTTGAAGGCcttggaaaataaaaactttgGATCTCTCTTTGTTGATGCGTTTTGTATCCCAGTTCGCGGTACTCCTACAACTAACAGTGAAAGTGAAAATAGTACAAGCGAAGATGCTACAACAAAATCAGAAAGGTAA